The Hymenobacter sp. 5317J-9 genome has a window encoding:
- a CDS encoding OmpA family protein — translation MFFSIRLLLLLLVTAALPAAAQSIAFTKDNFGDNKDGLREANRELKDGDTEYRADPPRYAAALPHFLEAQQFNPNNAALNVKIGDCYLHSSTKTAALPYLQKAAKLDATADARTHYLLARALHLSGKWREALAEYQQAQPVGGNTRNGDAESISANDLQRYMQQCRNGQQLAAHPTRVFIDNAGPELNSADSDYGPVVSADESTILITSRRAGSTGGKKDPEGNGFFEDIYQASWQGKKWSRATNLGTPVNTDDHNATVGLAPDGQRMLVYVGTNGGDLLEANLTGSAWTKPKQLGSRINTKYHESSASYSPDGRWLYFVSDRQEGSLGGSDIYKVDMEGRTQPVNLGSAINTSYGEEGVFMAPDGKTLYFSSEGHNSMGGYDIFKSVLENGKWGEPENLGWPINTPDDDVFFVTSASGRHGYYSSDRPGGLGAKDIYRITFLGPEKPPVLSEEDQLLASRLNPVKQTVLAPAVAVATAQVTILKGTVTDDATKQPLDAAIDLIDNTSGQTIATFRSNATSGRYLVSLPSGTNYGIVVRQDGYLFHSENFDLPAGAAFAEVVKDVPLKKLEVGTTIVLRNIFFDTGKASLRPESTAELERLQKLLTETPALKLEMAGHTDDVGEAAKNQDLSQRRAQAVVAYLTQHGIAAARLSAAGYGETQPVAPNTTKAGRQLNRRTEFKVTAK, via the coding sequence ATGTTCTTCTCCATCCGTCTGCTTCTTCTGCTCCTCGTAACCGCCGCCCTACCCGCGGCCGCGCAAAGCATCGCCTTCACCAAAGACAACTTTGGTGATAACAAAGACGGCCTGCGCGAAGCCAACCGCGAGCTGAAAGACGGCGACACCGAGTACCGCGCCGACCCGCCGCGCTACGCCGCCGCGCTGCCGCACTTCCTGGAAGCGCAGCAGTTCAACCCCAACAACGCGGCCCTGAACGTGAAAATCGGCGACTGCTACCTGCACTCGTCCACCAAAACCGCCGCCCTGCCCTACCTGCAAAAAGCGGCCAAGCTCGACGCTACTGCCGATGCCCGCACGCACTACCTGCTGGCCCGCGCCCTGCACCTCAGCGGCAAGTGGCGCGAAGCCCTGGCCGAGTACCAGCAGGCCCAGCCCGTGGGCGGCAACACCCGCAACGGCGACGCCGAAAGTATCTCGGCCAACGACCTGCAGCGCTACATGCAGCAGTGCCGGAACGGCCAGCAGCTGGCCGCGCACCCCACCCGCGTGTTCATCGACAACGCCGGGCCGGAGCTGAATTCGGCCGACTCCGACTACGGCCCGGTGGTATCGGCCGATGAGTCGACCATCCTCATCACCTCGCGCCGGGCCGGTTCGACCGGCGGCAAGAAGGACCCGGAGGGCAACGGCTTTTTCGAGGACATTTACCAGGCTTCCTGGCAGGGCAAAAAGTGGAGCCGCGCCACCAATCTGGGTACGCCCGTGAACACCGACGACCACAACGCCACCGTGGGCCTGGCGCCCGACGGCCAGCGCATGCTCGTGTACGTGGGCACCAACGGCGGCGACCTGCTCGAAGCCAACCTCACGGGCAGCGCCTGGACCAAGCCCAAGCAGCTGGGCTCGCGCATCAACACCAAATACCACGAGTCGTCGGCCAGCTACTCGCCCGATGGGCGCTGGCTGTATTTCGTGAGCGACCGGCAGGAAGGCAGCCTGGGTGGCTCCGACATTTACAAAGTGGACATGGAAGGCCGCACCCAGCCCGTCAATCTGGGCTCGGCCATCAACACCTCCTACGGCGAAGAGGGCGTTTTCATGGCCCCCGATGGCAAGACGCTGTACTTTTCTTCCGAAGGCCACAACTCCATGGGCGGCTACGATATCTTCAAATCGGTGTTGGAGAACGGGAAGTGGGGCGAGCCCGAAAACCTGGGCTGGCCCATCAACACGCCCGACGACGACGTGTTTTTTGTGACCTCGGCTTCGGGGCGGCACGGCTACTACAGCAGCGACCGGCCCGGCGGCCTGGGTGCCAAAGACATCTACCGCATCACTTTCCTCGGCCCCGAAAAGCCGCCCGTGCTCAGCGAGGAAGACCAGCTGCTGGCCTCGCGCCTGAACCCCGTGAAGCAAACCGTGCTGGCGCCCGCCGTGGCCGTGGCCACCGCTCAGGTCACCATCCTGAAAGGCACCGTGACCGACGACGCCACCAAGCAGCCGCTCGACGCCGCCATCGACCTCATCGACAACACCAGCGGCCAGACCATTGCCACTTTCCGCAGCAACGCCACCTCGGGCCGCTACCTCGTGAGCTTGCCCTCGGGCACCAACTACGGCATTGTGGTGCGGCAGGACGGCTACCTCTTCCACTCCGAAAACTTCGACCTGCCGGCCGGCGCGGCCTTTGCCGAAGTGGTGAAGGACGTTCCGCTGAAGAAGCTGGAAGTGGGCACCACCATCGTGCTGCGCAATATTTTCTTCGACACCGGCAAAGCCAGCCTGCGCCCCGAAAGCACCGCCGAGCTGGAGCGCCTGCAAAAGCTCCTCACCGAAACGCCGGCCCTGAAGCTGGAAATGGCCGGCCACACCGACGACGTGGGCGAGGCCGCCAAAAACCAGGACCTGAGCCAGCGCCGCGCCCAGGCCGTGGTGGCTTACCTCACGCAGCACGGCATTGCCGCCGCCCGCCTCTCGGCCGCCGGCTACGGCGAAACCCAGCCCGTGGCCCCCAATACCACCAAAGCCGGCCGCCAGCTCAACCGCCGCACCGAGTTCAAGGTGACGGCTAAGTAG
- a CDS encoding tetratricopeptide repeat protein, translating into MIQNTLLFIVLLTAPIAAQAQVDTVRASTLPGPQLAEKAYNAGLASFQAQSYPAALRSFDQAIAAKPDFVAAYTNRAATRLELKDYPQAQADYDQALKLEPGNYASYFGRARAQEAQNHIQEAEQDYTEAVKAKPDYAPAWYNRGVLHFEKGDYQAAREDFDGALKADPKLAYAYHDRASTQQKLGNFAAAAQDYTQALALQPDLLPALLNRAATERRTGQLPQALKDYDAYLSRKTDNALAYNNRGSARFENKDYAGAIADFNQALQLDPKYAYAWNNRAAALLKQEKYTDAASDASQAIKLKPDYAEAYLNRGHAREMLRQADEACQDWRKAAELGLKAGNDYAAAAGCAGEATE; encoded by the coding sequence ATGATACAAAACACTCTACTTTTTATCGTGTTGCTCACAGCGCCCATTGCCGCGCAGGCGCAGGTCGATACGGTGCGGGCCAGCACCCTGCCGGGGCCGCAGCTGGCGGAGAAGGCCTACAACGCCGGGCTGGCCAGTTTTCAGGCCCAGAGCTACCCGGCCGCGTTGCGCAGCTTCGACCAGGCCATTGCCGCCAAGCCGGATTTTGTGGCCGCGTACACCAACCGCGCCGCTACCCGCCTAGAGCTGAAAGACTACCCGCAGGCGCAGGCCGACTACGACCAGGCCCTGAAGCTGGAGCCTGGCAACTACGCCAGCTACTTCGGCCGGGCCCGGGCCCAGGAGGCCCAAAACCACATCCAGGAGGCCGAGCAGGACTACACCGAAGCCGTGAAGGCAAAGCCCGACTACGCCCCGGCCTGGTACAACCGCGGTGTGCTGCACTTTGAAAAAGGCGACTACCAGGCTGCCCGCGAGGATTTCGACGGCGCCCTCAAGGCCGACCCCAAGCTGGCTTACGCCTACCACGACCGCGCCAGCACCCAGCAAAAGCTCGGCAACTTCGCGGCCGCCGCGCAGGACTACACCCAGGCCCTGGCCCTGCAGCCTGACCTGCTGCCGGCCCTGCTCAACCGCGCTGCCACCGAACGCCGCACCGGCCAGCTGCCCCAGGCCCTGAAAGACTACGACGCCTACCTGTCCAGGAAAACCGACAACGCGCTGGCCTACAACAACCGCGGCAGCGCGCGCTTCGAAAACAAAGACTACGCCGGCGCCATCGCCGATTTTAACCAGGCCCTGCAGCTCGACCCGAAGTACGCCTACGCTTGGAACAACCGCGCCGCCGCCCTGCTCAAGCAGGAGAAATACACCGACGCTGCTTCCGACGCCAGCCAAGCCATCAAGCTCAAGCCTGACTATGCCGAGGCCTACCTCAACCGCGGCCACGCCCGCGAAATGCTCCGCCAGGCCGACGAAGCCTGCCAGGACTGGCGCAAAGCCGCCGAATTGGGCCTGAAAGCGGGCAACGACTACGCCGCCGCCGCTGGCTGCGCAGGCGAGGCTACGGAGTAA